The proteins below come from a single Lates calcarifer isolate ASB-BC8 linkage group LG11, TLL_Latcal_v3, whole genome shotgun sequence genomic window:
- the LOC108898547 gene encoding oxysterol-binding protein-related protein 7 isoform X1, translating into MHHYPYHLTPMDPQVCPPPLNSSQSVISSLDKSPASTCRPGHSRNSSTGSSKHSKQSRNWEVLDDLQNMDMCSVPGSTMDLSIPGICEGYLMKRRKYPLKGWHKRYFLLEKGILKYSKTQQDIQRGKLHGSLDVSLAVMSINKKAKRIDLDAGDSLYHLKAKSHDIFYIWLTKLCAHRVYRKNEAMTVHHGVLHALSMGQSTLPSMATLAQKNRVTPSHYASSASVYQPEMASPAPVMSSHPGVTSKVSAWLQQTHDIDATSNDLARCQAELTELAQLIQRLQWLEGGLPITNTDLEMRISMQNLSLEKPKKKTGKVFGHSRTLSRVEAMGGMFTSSHLSTNSSGLGASAQSIPDYVYSQLSNPQVTSPEAKKLHQDICTVSQRVHSSLKSIHEVLSMERERLRQAWTGPDLRQNTSHQLATLCSTLSELDIQSRLTKVHSLSLSSDSTEESFCTVRPDQRTPSMGRHSHRAPSVADSMAEYFDASEVIVCESSSEAEASDESGLSDITTTSTSEPEEGHAAATLSYRASVNSAPNQPSPVPTDTGRRTTLPAPGTDNSHIGIMTILYNNIGKDLSRVSMPVALNEPVCLLQRLSEELEYSELLDIANHIDDPYERMVYVAAFSISGYAWASWRYRYKPFNPVLGETYESHREDRGFHYISEQVSHHPPISACHAESENFTFWQDQRWKNKFWGKSVEIISSGLVNVTLPKYDDHYEWNKAVTCIHNVLSQQRFLEHYGEVVIRNTKSDVCTCKITFVKSRYWSSDNSKNEVQGVVLDQAGEVVHRFGGLWHEGIFCDTLSTPKCIWKPNVQPDDHFQFYGFSRYARELNELTPELKAVLPPTDTRFRPDQRLLEEGKVTEADKKKDEVEEKQRERRKEMAKRGEEHIPRFFRKSLDEAGREVWLYNGTYWKLRKDPGFSNTKNLDLW; encoded by the exons ATGCATCACTATCCTTATCACCTTACACCAATGGACCCTCAGGTGTGTCCGCCCCCTTTGAACAGCAGCCAATCAGTGATCAGCAGCTTGGACAAATCCCCGGCCAGCACATGTAGACCTGGTCACTCACGGAACAGCAGCACTGGTTCCTCCAAACATTCAAAGCAG TCTCGTAACTGGGAGGTGCTGGACGACTTGCAGAATATGGATATGTGTTCGGTTCCTGGCTCCACTATGGACCTCAGTATCCCTGGGATCTGTGAGGGCTAtttgatgaagaggaggaaatacCCACTCAAAGGCTGGCACAAG AGATACTTCCTTTTGGAGAAAGGAATTCTCAAGTACTCCAAGACACAGCAAGAT ATTCAGAGAGGGAAGCTCCATGGTTCTTTGGACGTCAGCCTGGCTGTCATGTCCATCAACAAGAAAGCCAAACGCATAGACCTGGATGCTGGAGACAGCCTCTACCACCTCAAG GCAAAGAGCCATGATATCTTCTACATCTGGTTGACCAAGCTGTGTGCCCATCGTGTATATAGGAAAAATGAGGCAATGACTGTCCATCATGGTGTCCTACATGCTCTCTCCATGGGCCAGAGTACCTTGCCATCCATGGCCACTCTTGCCCAAAAAAACAGAGTAACA CCTTCTCACTATGCCAGTTCAGCCTCAGTGTACCAGCCAGAGATGGCAAGCCCCGCCCCTGTCATGTCCTCCCACCCAGGCGTGACCAGTAAGGTGTCAGCCTGGCTGCAGCAGACCCATGACATTGATGCAACCTCTAATG ATCTAGCTCGCTGTCAGGCAGAGCTGACGGAACTGGCTCAGCTCATCCAGCGACTCCAATGGCTAGAGGGAGGCCTGccaatcacaaacacagacctgGAGATGAGAATCAGCATGCAG AATCTCTCCCTGGagaaaccaaagaagaagacagGGAAAGTGTTTGGTCACTCCAGGACTTTGTCCCGTGTAGAAGCCATGGGGGGAATG TTTACTTCCAGCCACCTGAGTACCAATTCCAGCGGTTTGGGGGCGTCTGCTCAGTCTATCCCTGATTACGTCTACTCTCAGCTGTCTAACCCTCAGGTCACCTCACCTGAGGCCAAGAAGCTCCACCAGGACATCTGCACCGTTTCCCAGAGGG TCCATTCTTCTCTCAAGTCCATTCATGAGGTTTTGtccatggagagagagagactgaggcaAGCCTGGACCGGCCCGGATCTGAGGCAGAACACCTCGCATCAGCTTGCTACACTGTGTAGCACACTGTCTGAg CTTGACATACAGTCACGTCTGACCAAAGTCCACTCGCTTTCCCTGTCCTCTGACTCTACTGAGGAATCCTTCTGCACTGTCCGTCCGGACCAG AGGACCCCATCTATGGGTCGCCATAGCCATCGTGCACCCTCAGTGGCAGATTCCATGGCAGAGTATTTTGATGCCAGTGAGGTGATTGTGTGTGAGAGCTCGTCAGAGGCCGAGGCTTCAGATGAGTCAGGTCTGAGTGACATCACCACTACCAGCACCTCGGAGCCAGAAGAGGGACACG ccgcTGCCACCCTCAGCTACAGAGCCAGTGTGAACAGTGCTCCTAACCAACCCAGCCCAGTGCCCACTGATACCG GTCGTCGCACCACCCTACCAGCCCCAGGAACAGACAACAGCCACATCGGCATCATGACCATCCTGTACAACAACATCGGCAAGGACCTGTCCAGAGTCTCCATGCCAGTCGCTCTAAATGAGCCAGTTTGTTTGCTCCAGAGACTTAGTGAAGAGCTGGAGTACTCTGAGCTGCTAGACATCGCCAATCACATTGATGATCCATATGAAAGAATG GTTTACGTGGCAGCATTTTCTATCTCTGGCTATGCCTGGGCATCCTGGAGGTATCGCTACAAACCCTTCAACCCTGTTCTAGGAGAAACAtatgagagtcacagagaagacagaggctTCCATTACATCAGTGAGCAG gttaGCCATCACCCACCTATCTCTGCCTGCCATGCTGAGTCAGAGAACTTCACTTTCTGGCAAG ATCAGAGATGGAAGAACAAGTTTTGGGGAAAATCAGTGGAGATCATCTCTTCTGGACTGGTCAATGTTACCCTGCCCAA gtatgaTGATCACTACGAATGGAACAAGGCAGTGACATGTATCCACAATGTGCTGAGTCAGCAGCGATTTTTGGAGCACTATGGTGAGGTTGTCATCAGAAATACAAAGAGTGACGTTTGCACCTGCAAGATCACCTTCGTCAAG TCTCGCTACTGGTCCTCAGACAATAGTAAGAACGAGGTGCAAGGTGTGGTTCTGGACCAAGCTGGAGAGGTGGTCCATCGTTTCGGAGGCCTCTGGCATGAAGGCATTTTCTGTGACACCCTCTCTACACCAAAGTGTATCTGGAAGCCCA ACGTGCAGCCTGATGACCACTTCCAGTTCTACGGCTTCTCACGTTACGCCAGAGAACTCAACGAACTAACACCTGAACTGAAGGCTGTTCTTCCACCTACAGACACACGCTTCAGACCAGACCAGAG GCTTCTGGAGGAGGGAAAGGTGACAGAGGCAGATAAAAAGAAGGATGAGGtggaagagaagcagagggagaggaggaaggaaatggCCAAGAGAGGGGAGGAGCACATCCCCAGGTTTTTCAG GAAATCTCTGGATGAGGCTGGCAGAGAGGTGTGGCTGTACAACGGAACCTACTGGAA
- the LOC108898547 gene encoding oxysterol-binding protein-related protein 7 isoform X2 has translation MHHYPYHLTPMDPQVCPPPLNSSQSVISSLDKSPASTCRPGHSRNSSTGSSKHSKQSRNWEVLDDLQNMDMCSVPGSTMDLSIPGICEGYLMKRRKYPLKGWHKRYFLLEKGILKYSKTQQDIQRGKLHGSLDVSLAVMSINKKAKRIDLDAGDSLYHLKAKSHDIFYIWLTKLCAHRVYRKNEAMTVHHGVLHALSMGQSTLPSMATLAQKNRVTPSHYASSASVYQPEMASPAPVMSSHPGVTSKVSAWLQQTHDIDATSNDLARCQAELTELAQLIQRLQWLEGGLPITNTDLEMRISMQNLSLEKPKKKTGKVFGHSRTLSRVEAMGGMFTSSHLSTNSSGLGASAQSIPDYVYSQLSNPQVTSPEAKKLHQDICTVSQRVHSSLKSIHEVLSMERERLRQAWTGPDLRQNTSHQLATLCSTLSERTPSMGRHSHRAPSVADSMAEYFDASEVIVCESSSEAEASDESGLSDITTTSTSEPEEGHAAATLSYRASVNSAPNQPSPVPTDTGRRTTLPAPGTDNSHIGIMTILYNNIGKDLSRVSMPVALNEPVCLLQRLSEELEYSELLDIANHIDDPYERMVYVAAFSISGYAWASWRYRYKPFNPVLGETYESHREDRGFHYISEQVSHHPPISACHAESENFTFWQDQRWKNKFWGKSVEIISSGLVNVTLPKYDDHYEWNKAVTCIHNVLSQQRFLEHYGEVVIRNTKSDVCTCKITFVKSRYWSSDNSKNEVQGVVLDQAGEVVHRFGGLWHEGIFCDTLSTPKCIWKPNVQPDDHFQFYGFSRYARELNELTPELKAVLPPTDTRFRPDQRLLEEGKVTEADKKKDEVEEKQRERRKEMAKRGEEHIPRFFRKSLDEAGREVWLYNGTYWKLRKDPGFSNTKNLDLW, from the exons ATGCATCACTATCCTTATCACCTTACACCAATGGACCCTCAGGTGTGTCCGCCCCCTTTGAACAGCAGCCAATCAGTGATCAGCAGCTTGGACAAATCCCCGGCCAGCACATGTAGACCTGGTCACTCACGGAACAGCAGCACTGGTTCCTCCAAACATTCAAAGCAG TCTCGTAACTGGGAGGTGCTGGACGACTTGCAGAATATGGATATGTGTTCGGTTCCTGGCTCCACTATGGACCTCAGTATCCCTGGGATCTGTGAGGGCTAtttgatgaagaggaggaaatacCCACTCAAAGGCTGGCACAAG AGATACTTCCTTTTGGAGAAAGGAATTCTCAAGTACTCCAAGACACAGCAAGAT ATTCAGAGAGGGAAGCTCCATGGTTCTTTGGACGTCAGCCTGGCTGTCATGTCCATCAACAAGAAAGCCAAACGCATAGACCTGGATGCTGGAGACAGCCTCTACCACCTCAAG GCAAAGAGCCATGATATCTTCTACATCTGGTTGACCAAGCTGTGTGCCCATCGTGTATATAGGAAAAATGAGGCAATGACTGTCCATCATGGTGTCCTACATGCTCTCTCCATGGGCCAGAGTACCTTGCCATCCATGGCCACTCTTGCCCAAAAAAACAGAGTAACA CCTTCTCACTATGCCAGTTCAGCCTCAGTGTACCAGCCAGAGATGGCAAGCCCCGCCCCTGTCATGTCCTCCCACCCAGGCGTGACCAGTAAGGTGTCAGCCTGGCTGCAGCAGACCCATGACATTGATGCAACCTCTAATG ATCTAGCTCGCTGTCAGGCAGAGCTGACGGAACTGGCTCAGCTCATCCAGCGACTCCAATGGCTAGAGGGAGGCCTGccaatcacaaacacagacctgGAGATGAGAATCAGCATGCAG AATCTCTCCCTGGagaaaccaaagaagaagacagGGAAAGTGTTTGGTCACTCCAGGACTTTGTCCCGTGTAGAAGCCATGGGGGGAATG TTTACTTCCAGCCACCTGAGTACCAATTCCAGCGGTTTGGGGGCGTCTGCTCAGTCTATCCCTGATTACGTCTACTCTCAGCTGTCTAACCCTCAGGTCACCTCACCTGAGGCCAAGAAGCTCCACCAGGACATCTGCACCGTTTCCCAGAGGG TCCATTCTTCTCTCAAGTCCATTCATGAGGTTTTGtccatggagagagagagactgaggcaAGCCTGGACCGGCCCGGATCTGAGGCAGAACACCTCGCATCAGCTTGCTACACTGTGTAGCACACTGTCTGAg AGGACCCCATCTATGGGTCGCCATAGCCATCGTGCACCCTCAGTGGCAGATTCCATGGCAGAGTATTTTGATGCCAGTGAGGTGATTGTGTGTGAGAGCTCGTCAGAGGCCGAGGCTTCAGATGAGTCAGGTCTGAGTGACATCACCACTACCAGCACCTCGGAGCCAGAAGAGGGACACG ccgcTGCCACCCTCAGCTACAGAGCCAGTGTGAACAGTGCTCCTAACCAACCCAGCCCAGTGCCCACTGATACCG GTCGTCGCACCACCCTACCAGCCCCAGGAACAGACAACAGCCACATCGGCATCATGACCATCCTGTACAACAACATCGGCAAGGACCTGTCCAGAGTCTCCATGCCAGTCGCTCTAAATGAGCCAGTTTGTTTGCTCCAGAGACTTAGTGAAGAGCTGGAGTACTCTGAGCTGCTAGACATCGCCAATCACATTGATGATCCATATGAAAGAATG GTTTACGTGGCAGCATTTTCTATCTCTGGCTATGCCTGGGCATCCTGGAGGTATCGCTACAAACCCTTCAACCCTGTTCTAGGAGAAACAtatgagagtcacagagaagacagaggctTCCATTACATCAGTGAGCAG gttaGCCATCACCCACCTATCTCTGCCTGCCATGCTGAGTCAGAGAACTTCACTTTCTGGCAAG ATCAGAGATGGAAGAACAAGTTTTGGGGAAAATCAGTGGAGATCATCTCTTCTGGACTGGTCAATGTTACCCTGCCCAA gtatgaTGATCACTACGAATGGAACAAGGCAGTGACATGTATCCACAATGTGCTGAGTCAGCAGCGATTTTTGGAGCACTATGGTGAGGTTGTCATCAGAAATACAAAGAGTGACGTTTGCACCTGCAAGATCACCTTCGTCAAG TCTCGCTACTGGTCCTCAGACAATAGTAAGAACGAGGTGCAAGGTGTGGTTCTGGACCAAGCTGGAGAGGTGGTCCATCGTTTCGGAGGCCTCTGGCATGAAGGCATTTTCTGTGACACCCTCTCTACACCAAAGTGTATCTGGAAGCCCA ACGTGCAGCCTGATGACCACTTCCAGTTCTACGGCTTCTCACGTTACGCCAGAGAACTCAACGAACTAACACCTGAACTGAAGGCTGTTCTTCCACCTACAGACACACGCTTCAGACCAGACCAGAG GCTTCTGGAGGAGGGAAAGGTGACAGAGGCAGATAAAAAGAAGGATGAGGtggaagagaagcagagggagaggaggaaggaaatggCCAAGAGAGGGGAGGAGCACATCCCCAGGTTTTTCAG GAAATCTCTGGATGAGGCTGGCAGAGAGGTGTGGCTGTACAACGGAACCTACTGGAA
- the LOC108898537 gene encoding LOW QUALITY PROTEIN: NACHT, LRR and PYD domains-containing protein 12-like (The sequence of the model RefSeq protein was modified relative to this genomic sequence to represent the inferred CDS: deleted 1 base in 1 codon), producing MNTDTQDGGTISSVSDIDEQRKSLHLDALMMTSVKELLLETLEDLGDEELKIFKWFLQQAEVLEDFPAIPKSHLEKADRLDTLELIVQAYNEQSVEVTKKVLTKINRNDLVQHFSNVSSGPKHFPQAENKTPEPIASYQCTLQSHLQNRFMCAQEGWTERIDKKHLDDIYIELYITYGSAVDVNRQHEVRQIEMALRGPGQTELPLQPSDIFKHPSGKNTPVRTVLTNGIAGIGKTFLVHKFILDWAEGRANQDVHLTFPFTFRQLNLLKGKRFRFAELIHKCIRETKDIREEDLNDILTIVQTSGNTNYDKSKYKLLFVLDGLDESRLQLNFTTDKNPSIDVTQAIGVEVLLTSLIKGELLPSARLWITTRPAAASQIPLDFVDIMTEVRGFTDPQKEEYFRKRFREEELCGKIISHIKASQSLHIMCHIPVFCWITATVLEDMVKTNVRGELPKTLTELYTEFLVFQIRQTKEKYGTEESIQYIQSLAKLAFHQLEKGNIIFYEKDLKESGIDFDKASVYSGVFTQIFKKERQWRKDKDEDKMFSFVHLSIQEFLAAFYVVQSIINRNKNVMMQQQFRFQSVQMLFSKPSIASIQKMAVDQALQSPDGHLDLFLRFLLGLFVEANQNNLKDLLKQTISTSEANQEIVQYIKEKIRKNPSPERCINLFHCLNELNDHSLVEEIQQCMSSGSLTREKLSPAQWSALAFILLSSEKDKDVFDLRKYAASEDGLLRLLPVVKNSNVFFLSGCNLTERSCKALTSVLGSQSSSLRELDLNNNNLQDLGVKLLSVGLESPHCRLETLRLSGCNLSWRSCEALSSVLSLQSSSLKKLDLSNNDLHDSAVELLSEGMMSLCCKLEMLRLDICNLSERSCEALASVLSSQSSSLRELDLSNNDLQDSGVKLLFPGLRNTNCRLKTLRLSGCLVTEEGCASLASALSSNPSYLRELDLSYNHPGDSGVKLLSAGLKDPQWRLDTLNLDHTGEHRLKFGLRKYACELTLDPNTANTYLSLSEDNRTCDTGEEKQPYPDHPERFHHWKQLLCKNGLTGRCYWEVERKGWVSVGVTYRGITRKGKGADCCLGLSNKSWSVCCTQHSYSAFTNNTICAWIHTPVSVSDRVAVYLDWPGGTLSFYRVSFDKLIHFHTFHCTFTEPVYPAFGFEYLIRFDSTVSLCQREGEC from the exons AtgaatacagacacacaagatGGAGGAACTATCAGCAGTGTTTCCGATATAGATGAACAGCGGAAATCCCTTCATTTGGAT GCACTAATGATGACGTCAGTTAAGGAGCTGCTCCTAGAAACACTGGAGGATCTGGGAGATGAAGAGCTAAAAATCTTCAAATGGTTCCTGCAGCAGGCTGAAGTACTGGAAGACTTCCCAGCCATCCCAAAGAGCCACCTGGAGAAGGCAGACAGGCTGGACACACTGGAGCTGATAGTGCAAGCCTACAATGAACAGTCTGTGGAGGTGACCAAGAAAGTGTTGACAAAGATCAACAGGAATGATCTGGTTCAACATTTTTCCAATGTTAGCTCAGGACCTAAGC ATTTcccacaggcagaaaataaaactcCAGAACCAATTGCATCATACCAGTGCACACTGCAATCGCACCTCCAGAACAGATTTATGTGTGCACAAGAAGGATGGACAGAAAGGATAGATAAAAAACATCTAGATGACATCTACATAGAGCTCTACATCACATACGGGAGTGCTGTGGACGTCAACAGGCAGCATGAGGTCAGGCAAATTGAGATGGCTTTAAGAGGACCAGGCCAAACAGAGTTACCACTTCAACCCAGTGATATCTTCAAACATCCCTCTGGAAAAAACACACCTGTAAGAACAGTGCTGACCAATGGGATTGCAGGAATTGGCAAAACATTCCTTGTACACAAATTCAttctggactgggctgaaggAAGAGCAAATCAAGATGTGCATCTCACATTCCCCTTCACCTTCCGTCAGCTGAATTTACTGAAGGGGAAAAGGTTCCGTTTTGCTGAGCTTATTCATAAATGTATAAGGGAAACCAAAGACATCAGGGAGGAGGATCTTAATGACATCCTCACAATAGTACAGACTTCAGGAAATACCAACTATGACAAGAGTAAATATaaacttctgtttgtgttggatGGCCTGGATGAAAGTCGCCTTCAGCTCAACTTCACTACTGACAAAAATCCCTCTATTGATGTGACACAAGCAATTGGAGTAGAAGTCCTGCTGACAAGCCTCATCAAGGGGGAACTGCTTCCTTCTGCTCGCCTatggataaccacacgaccaGCTGCAGCCAGTCAGATCCCTCTTGACTTTGTTGACATCATGACAGAGGTGAGAGGGTTCACTGATCCACAGAAagaggagtacttcaggaagagaTTCAGAGAAGAGGAGCTGTGTGGCAAAATCATCTCCCATATCAAGGCATCACaaagcctccacatcatgtgccacatcccagtcttctgctggatcactgctacagttctggaggacATGGTGAAGACCAATGTGAGAGGAGAactgcccaagaccctgaccGAGTTGTACACAGAATTCTTGGTGTTTCAGATCAGACAGACAAAGGAGAAGTATGGCACAGAGGAGAGCATTCAGTATATTCAGTCACTTGCAAAACTTGCTTTTCACCAGCTTGAAAAAGGGAACATCATCTTTTATGAAAAAGATCTCAAAGAAAGTGGCATTGATTTTGATAAAGCCTCAGTGTAttcaggagtgttcacacagatctttaaaaaaGAGCGCCAGTGGAGGAAGGACAAGGATGAGGATAAGATGTTCAGCTTTGTCCATCTGAGCATTCAGGAGTTCTTGGCTGCTTTTTATGTGGTACAGTCAATCATCAatagaaacaaaaatgtaatgatgcAACAACAATTCAGGTTCCAAAGCGTTCAGATGCTTTTCAGTAAACCATCTATAGCCTCGATCCAAAAAATGGCAGTTGACCAGGCCTTACAGAGCCCAGATGGACACCTGGACTTGTTCCTCCGCTTCCTTCTGGGACTCTTTGTGGAGGCCAATCAGAATAACCTAAAAGACCTGCTGAAACAGACAATAAGTACTTCAGAGGCCAATCAGGAAATAGTGCAGTACATCAAGGAAAAGATCCGGAAGAATCCATCTCCAGAGAGGtgcatcaacctgttccactgcCTGAATGAACTTAATGATCATTctctagtggaggagatccaacagTGCATGAGTTCAGGAAGTCTCACCAGAGAGAAATTGTCCCCTGCTCAGTGGTCTGCTCTGGCCTTCATCctactgtcatcagaaaaagacaaagatgtgTTTGACCTTAGGAAGTACGCTGCTTCAGAGGATGGTCtcctgaggctgctgccagtggtcaagaactcaaatgtaTTCTT TCTGAGTGGCTGTAATctgacagagagaagctgtAAAGCTCTGACTTCAGTTCTCGGCTCCCAGTCCTCCagtctgagagagctggacctgaatAACAACAACTTGCAAGATTtaggagtgaagctgctctctgttggactggagagtccacactgtaGACTGGAAACTCTCAG GCTGAGTGGCTGTAATCTGTCCTGGAGAAGCTGTGAAGCGCTGTCATCAGTCCTCAGTTTGCAGTCCTCCAGTCTGAAAAAACTGGACTTGAGCAACAATGACCTGCATGATTCAGCAGTTGAGCTACTCTCTGAAGGAATGATGAGCCTGTGCTGTAAACTGGAAATGCTCAG GTTGGATATATGTAACCtgtcagagagaagctgtgaagctctggcCTCAGTTCTtagctcccagtcctctagtctgagagagctggacctcAGTAACAAcgacctgcaggattcaggagtgaagctgctcttTCCTGGACTGAGAAATACAAACTGTAGACTGAAAACCCTGAG GTTGTCGGGCTGCCTggtcacagaggaaggctgtgctTCTTTGGCCTCAGCATTGAGCTCCAACCCCTCCtatctgagagagctggacctgagctatAATCACCCAGGAGACTCAGGAGTaaagctgctctctgctggacTGAAGGATCCACAGtggagactggacactctcAA TTTGGATCATACTGGAGAGCACAGGCTGAAATTTGGTCTGAGGAAGT ATGCATGTGAACTCACCTTGGAcccaaacacagcaaacacatacctctctctgtctgaggaCAACAGGACCTGTGACACTGGTGAG GAGAAGCAGccatatcctgatcatccagagAGATTCCACCACTGGAAGCAGCTGCTCTGTAAAAATGGTCTGACTGGccgctgttactgggaggtggagaggaaaggGTGGGTGTCTGTAGGAGTAACTTACAGAGGAATCACAAGGAAAGGAAAGGGTGCAGACTGTTGCCTTGGGCTCAGCAACAAGTCTTGGAGTGTGTGCTGCACTCAACACTCTTATTCTGCTTTCACCAATAACACAATATGTGCATGGATACATACTCCCGTCTCTGTTTCAgacagagtagcagtgtatcTGGACTGGCCTGGTGGCACTCTGTCTTTCTACAGAGTCTCCTTTGACAAACTGATTCACTTCCACACCTTCCACTGCACATTCACTGAACCTGTCTACCCTGCTTTTGGGTTTGAGTATCTGATTAGGTTTGACTCcacagtgtctttgtgtcagagggagggagagtgcTAA